Below is a genomic region from Thermodesulfovibrionales bacterium.
GAAAGCTTATAAGTATTGCTTATAGTTTCATCTTGACATATCGCCGAAGACCGTGTTATTACTGTAGGGTTTGTAAGGCTTTGTCCTTCATCATGACCAATGTTCCGAATCCAAGAGGAGGAACCCGTTAATGGGTCTACCGACATTCAAGGGTGGCATTCATCCTCCCGATAAGAAAGAATTAGCGAAAGACGTCCCCATCAGGGACGCAAAGGTCCCGCAGAGAGTCGTCATCCCCCTCAGCCAGCACACAGGAGCGCCTTGCAAACCGGTAGTCTCGATCAACCAGGAGGTCAAGAAGGGTGAGTTGATCGGGGAGCCCGGCGGATTCGTCTCGGCCCCTGTGCATTCGTCCGTTTCCGGGAAAGTGACGGGCATGGGAGAATTCCCCAACGCGATGGGACGGATGGTGAATTCCGTTGTCATAGAGAACAATGGCAGGGAAGAATGGACTCTCTTAAAAGACAACCCGGACTATGCTGACCTGCGGCCGGAGGAACTCAGGGAGAAGATCAAGGCTGCCGGGATCGTAGGCCTCGGCGGCGCGGCATTCCCGACGGTGGTGAAGCTTTCCCCGCCCAAGGAAAAACCGATCGATACCATCATTATAAACGGCGCGGAATGCGAGCCCTATCTCACGGCGGATTATAGGCTTATGGTCGAAAAGCCGACAGAGATCATCGAGGGACTCAGGATATTGATGAAGACCCTCGGCGTGAACAGAGGGTTCGTCGGCATCGAAGACAACAAACCCGAGGCGATCGAGAAAATGAAGGAAGCGGCAAAGAACGAACCTTCCATCGAGGTCTGCACGCTCGAGGTGAAATACCCGCAAGGCGCCGAGAAGATGCTCATAAAGGCGACAACCGGCAGAGAGGTGCCTCCGCGAGGGCTTCCGATGGATGTCAGGGTCGTCGTCCAGAATGTCGGAACAGCCCTTGCCATCTATGAGGCGGCCCGCTACGGGAAGCCCCTCATAGAGCGCGTCGTCACGGTTACCGGTGAAGGAATCACCAGACCTTCAAACCTGCTCGTACGGGTCGGGACACTCATTTCCGATGTCATTGACGAATGCGGAGGATTG
It encodes:
- the rsxC gene encoding electron transport complex subunit RsxC, whose amino-acid sequence is MGLPTFKGGIHPPDKKELAKDVPIRDAKVPQRVVIPLSQHTGAPCKPVVSINQEVKKGELIGEPGGFVSAPVHSSVSGKVTGMGEFPNAMGRMVNSVVIENNGREEWTLLKDNPDYADLRPEELREKIKAAGIVGLGGAAFPTVVKLSPPKEKPIDTIIINGAECEPYLTADYRLMVEKPTEIIEGLRILMKTLGVNRGFVGIEDNKPEAIEKMKEAAKNEPSIEVCTLEVKYPQGAEKMLIKATTGREVPPRGLPMDVRVVVQNVGTALAIYEAARYGKPLIERVVTVTGEGITRPSNLLVRVGTLISDVIDECGGLKGTAGKVVAGGPMMGFALSTLDVPVTKGTSGILVIPEEGVLHAEDFEPCIRCGRCIDICPMGLMPSMLSVFAEKSRYEDAKEYNLFDCFECGS